The following coding sequences are from one Daphnia pulex isolate KAP4 chromosome 11, ASM2113471v1 window:
- the LOC124207983 gene encoding vitelline membrane outer layer protein 1-like encodes MVKLMKFVVLTAVLCCFLPTMATATFWGDWGRVDNCPQGERAIGFLLKTEPDQRDSDDTALNAIAFICSGGSKILSTEGLWGNWGSEIRCPSGSWLTSCQLRVEPKQGDGDDTAANNLNCKCSNGETLRGDGASWGDWNAWSSPCENGIMAIQTRVEGNQGKRDDTALNDVSFTCFPKRKIQEALE; translated from the exons ATGGTTAAACTCATGAAATTCGTCGTTCTTACGGCCGTACTTTGCTGTTTTCTACCAACGATGGCTACGGCCACCTTCTGGGGCGATTGGGGCAGAGTCGATAACTGCCCCCAAGGTGAAAGGGCAATTGGATTTTTACTGAAAACTGAGCCAGACCAAAGAGATAGTGACGACACAGCGCTAAACGCCATTGCTTTCATATGCTCAGGTGGAAGTAAGATTCTCTCGACTGAAGGACT TTGGGGAAATTGGGGTAGCGAAATTCGTTGCCCGTCTGGCAGTTGGCTTACATCATGCCAACTTCGCGTTGAACCTAAGCAGGGAGACGGAGACGACACGGCGGCCaataatttgaattgcaaGTGCAGCAACGGCGAGACGTTGCGCGGCGACGGGGCCAGTTGGGGCGATTGGAACGCATGGTCCAGTCCGTGTGAAAACGGCATCATGGCTATACAGACCCGAGTGGAGGGAAACCAAGGAAAGCGAGACGACACGGCTCTCAACGACGTTTCATTCACATGCTTTCCCAAGCGTAAAATACAAGAGGCGCTTGAATAG